In the Gopherus flavomarginatus isolate rGopFla2 chromosome 6, rGopFla2.mat.asm, whole genome shotgun sequence genome, one interval contains:
- the C6H10orf88 gene encoding ATPase PAAT, producing the protein MASGSLAGAAAATENGICSANGPLRLAAGCSWECVSPSSRGGLADTLRLLPEGASEGEALAPPEYGENSVVLERCLNDEEETPCLLYLQCDPHGSEEIVCVGILSEARNMEVYVGEEYCGTSRGQTVCTIQNDRNDKVTLYKKYLKLEYSTTSCRIKLLSIGERQRVLITKIVVQVKSVSAKSPSDLPSLGSSVDLDRVQTMVESMGSKLSPGAQQLMNMVRLQQKASYHTSFM; encoded by the exons ATGGCGAGCGGCAGCCTGGCGGGCGCGGCGGCGGCAACCGAGAATGGCATCTGCAGCGCCAATGGCCCCCTCCGCCTCGCAGCCGGCTGCTCGTGGGAGTGCGTGTCCCCCTCGTCTCGCGGGGGCCTGGCGGACACCCTGCGCCTCCTTCCCGAGGGAGCCAGTGAGGGCGAAGCGCTGGCGCCGCCCGAGTACGG TGAGAACTCTGTGGTTTTGGAGAGGTGCTTAAATGATGAAGAGGAAACTCCCTGCTTACTGTACCTGCAGTGTGATCCTCATGGATCTGAGGAAATAGTCTGTGTTGGAATTTTAAGTGAGGCAAGAAACATGGAAGTATATGTAGGAGAAGAGTATTGTGGAACTAGTAGGGGACAGACTGTCTGCACCATCCAGAATGATAG AAATGACAAGGTTACTTTATACAAAAAATATCTTAAATTGGAGTACTCAACAACCTCTTGTAGAATTAAG CTGCTCTCCATTGGTGAAAGACAAAGAGTGCTCATAACTAAAATTGTAGTACAAGTAAAATCAGTTTCTGCAAAATCTCCCTCAGATCTTCCTTCACTAGGATCAAGCGTAGATCTAGACAGAGTTCAAACTATGGTGGAATCCATGGGGTCAAAGTTATCTCCAGGTGCTCAGCAACTCATGAATATGGTACGACTTCAGCAGAAGGCAAGTTACCACACTTCATTtatgtaa